The genomic stretch GAGTTACGTGGTCGTTCAcctcttcatgcatgagtgtAGTATGACCGCCGCTGACCATTAAGCCGGAGTTTTATTGCTTAATACTTCTATAGGTGTTCAATATGAAGGCCCAGGTTGGCTGAGGAACTATATGAATTCTTTTCATTCTCGTTCTTGCAGTCACAGTTGTGATTCTGTAACTGGTGTGTGAATTTTAGTTGTCTATATGTAACTTTGTTCGTTCTTTCTCTTATAGCTGGCCCAGCTTCTAGCAGAACTGCATTCTGTACCTGACCTGTTTCCAATGAAAACTCCACCCCCCTCAGTAAGTTGAATTATAAACTGAATCCTCTTTGTTTCACAATAGGAATGCATGTAATATCATTAATTTTACCCCAGAAGCAGAAAAAGACGAGTCGCAGAACCTTTTCTGAAGGCCCCATTGAAAGACGCACGAACCCCACAAGGAGCGCACGACCACCAGAGAACTTTGCCCTGGAAAACTTCACTGCGTCTGCCATGCAGTTTGCAGAGCACCTTCGCAAGTTCCAGAAGAAATCTTACACAAGGCAGCCATTGACTGACGTAAGTAACTGCCATAAGTGTTAGTTCATGTTTTTCACACAGTATCCTCACACATCCATTTTAGTGTCCAGTTCGGCCAGTATTACTCTTCACCCCCTGCATGCTAACATAAGAAGAGAGGCTGCAGCGGTAACCATATGCCTGTTCCACTGCCAGGTACTCTCAAGCTGGTTAGCATGCACCAGCGTCCATTTGTAGGCTTCCCCTGACATGCATTTGGAACCGGAGGGATGCTTATGCATGCAAATTGGCATGAATTAAGAGAAGAGAACTTGGCTGTGTGGCAGGCATATGGTCACCACTGCAGATGTTCTgcgtatgtgcacaggtggggtatacTGTCCACACTGAATACTAAACGGGGAGGTGGCTGCACTGAGTGCTAAGGGGTGGAGGCTACTGGCTACAGTTAGGGACCAGGTGGGGTTTAATGGCTGCAGGTAGGGACCTGGAggggttattggctgcacttggacactaggaggggttaatggctgcagtaCTAGAGGTACAGCCAAAGTTACCCTTCTGGTCCCCACTTTCAATTATTAACTTTACTGGGCTGACTTACTGAGTTAAATAATGGTGTTGACTTTTATATTTGAGGATGTATTATAGTGTGATATCAACCAGTGATCACCCAGTGAGTAGTTCTATGCAAATCTGGTCCATTAGCATAATTCCATGTTGCCGCACCTGGGTGCAGTGGCTTCTCAATACCTCTGCCCACAACTCCACCGGATTATTCACTTTATGATTTTATtattacacagaaaaaaaatcagaatattGTAGCATACATCGTGGCGGTATGGCCTGTGGGTCAAGATCACAAACGGCTATCCCCAGATTAATAGAGTCTATTTCATACCGGATGTTGTCAGtaattttttaaatttcccaATATAGAAGTGGTAGGGGAGAACCTGCACAAGGCATAGTGCTGAGGCCAAGAACCATTTGTTCTAGTGCAGCCTTtgcaccctggaggaacccttcaaTTAATTTTTAAATCCCACAGAAAAAAGGGGTTTATTTTATAGGTGTGGTctttaaaagtgggtgtggctaaacttttttttttttttttttttttttttttaattattattattgtaacagCCTCCATGTGTTTCACCTTTGCACCCATTTCATGTCCTTCATTATTGTGCTTTTTTTATTGTAGTTGCCACCAGTTAGTGTTTGATCTCTCTATTTCCTTTTCATCTGCTGTGCACACTGTTGCCTCAATTCACTTGGGGCAGTTCAGTAAAATAATTTAGGGCAGTAAAATACCGTATTAGTGAATTTGGGAAAAACATTGTGTAAAATACCAAAGTTTTCTTGTTTGGCAAtatatccctccccccccccccccccccaaaaaaaaatgcttcaattcactaagctgtgcTCAGTAAAGCTGGTACACAtttccaattatgattggccaatcactgaccagttttaccacctccttgtTGTATGAGGTTTTACCTACatagtctgttcatagtattcatattaatatttgtgaattgcaatttcttgaggtatttacctcacaagtcggtaatttaccttacTAATTGGTAATTTAACTTTTCAGAGCGGTAATGGGCTTAGTGAATTGGTATGtggcaaggtgatcagtaaaatcagctgcctTCTGCATTACCGGTGTCAGTCCATTACCACAGCATAGTGGTAATGGTGAGGTAGTTTTGAAAGTTTCTCATCCCTCCAGCTGAGGCCGCTGTCACTGGAAGGAaaaatgccagggagcccctgcaAAGTCCTCAAGGAACACGTTCCAGGGAGCCCGGGCTGAGAAAGCATGTTCTACAGTGTGGTGAAGTTCTATACGTCCAAGCtgctggggttttttttctctgtcttagtttttgtggttttttttttttttttttttttttttttacagaattacTCCTGCACAGTTTGAATCCTCTAACTCAGGTGTGCCTCCTATACAACTGACTGCATATGTCACATTGAGTAGACCTGTTAGtcaatacaattatttttttttttaatgaatattagGAGGAACGAGAAGAGATTCGGCGACGGCGGCGAGAATCAAAAGGCAACAGTTTACGCCCCGTGGAGGACATCACAGACGAGGAGCTGGCCAACGTCGCGGACACTGTTAAAGACAAAGTTTATGATAAAATTCTGGTATTATtttatatactacttcttctttaTTTCTTTTTGTACTAAACAGGGCCCAAAGTAAGAGGCGCTTGgttgctgccatatctattttctTTAAAGccgtaccagttgcttggcagttctgctgaggcatgcagctaatctagtcagatttgggtcagaagcatctgatctacatgctttctAAGGGCAGGTTCACATTAGAAGTGCTAATTGTATTTGCGATTTTGGTGTACAAAATGTAGCGTTTTTAGTGATTTGTACTTGTGATTACTTTTTAACTACCTCAAgactgcggcagccccaggaccacctaacggtaatgggtgtcaagtcctggggtcggctactgcaggagattgcgtgcatttcctgcttggtaggcggagctccgctccaccttcagtctcccagcggcgatcgccgcttggagactgttaaaaactgccgtctattaacatggtacagagctgcgatctaccCTGGGgtacaagagagcaatcggcagttataggctgaagcctatcatagccgatcgctgtgattggctggccgagggagggagggtgggaaaaatgttttatttaaaaaaaaaaaaacccaaaaaacatatttgtaaaaaaaaaaaaaaaaaatctggggggtgatcagaccccaccaacagagagctctgttggtggggagaaaaggcctccctccccttttctccccaccaacagaactcccaccaacagagctctctgttggtggggtctgagggggggggatcagctgcagtggcccatttcagtaaaaaatggcctggtctttaggggggtttaacactgtggtcctcaagtggttaatagaacgagaatcatacCATAGTGGTCTCTGGCGCGCTGTATACAGCGCGTGTGATTTAAATGCTGCCGTGAGAATgattccatagggatacattagctacaccgctttgctgatcactggcgatcagcaaagtgctacaAAAgcacccagtgtgaaccagccctaaatgtattagaagcagaggatcagcaggattgccaggcaatttgtgttgtttaaaaggaaatttaaatgttggcctccctatccctctcacttcaggtgtgctttaaggctcgtaaacacgccgtactgtctgctgaaaacccgcccagcgggaggtgacaacggacccgtcgttgcctttagtacggcgtgtgtacgagcctttagtttCAAGAATGCTTTGAAAACTGTACATTTAAAGTTGGGCTGTATGTGTTGTGAGTATAAATATGTATTGGTAAAAATACTTAGACTGCAATTTCCTTTCCAGGGAAGCACTTGTCATCAATGCCGCCAAAAAACAGTGGATACAAAAACATTCTGCCGCAATCCCGGCTGTGGAGGAGTTCGTGGCCAGTTTTGTGGCCCGTGTTTAAGGAATCGTTATGGTGAAGATGTGAGGGAGGCTCTGCTGGACCCTGTGAGTAATTAAATTCTAAACTGGTCATGTGATGTTGGCAACGCCTATCTGACAATCCAATACCAATCCACCTTGGCAGCAGTTGTGCTTGGATGGATGGACAGGGAGATTCCAAGGGTGATAACCCTACTATGGTGCAGAAAATTAGCTCCACTCTGCTTACTGCATCCACCCATGCAAAACAGGGATACCCCCACCTTCACCCATCAGTGAATTTTTCAAAAGGGCAAGTctgtctttaaagtaaacctgaatgaAGCAAATACAACTTTATAATATGACTTATATGTgtagataataaatagaacattagtagcaaagaaactgctcattattttcagttatatacattttttttttataaaattgcatcatatttttaaagttttaaacccacactctgtcttttaaactataaaacaaagcagaaataattgaactttcctgcagtaaaacattcTCAAGCTGTTTTTTGGCTGTTTAATTGctgcagaaaacaggactgtattcagccCAATGGGCTGaatagctcaaagaagctcttgcATAGACAActatttaactcttcctgtactggaaaagaattagatttttttccttgtttctttgctactaatgttctagttcttagctgtactacatatacaattcattatttcataaggtttttttgcttcaaagagaacccgaggctggGTTTTGACAATGCTATccacacacagaggctgggtctgcttatactgcccagcTTCTGTTTCTATCCAGATCCCACCtaagccccccctcctccctgcgctctgctaacccccataaatcacagccgtgctgctgacacgcagtgtcacagcgggctgtgtttacctctgtactgtcagtctgtcgctcccccgcctcctgcatagctccggtccccacccatatcccttccctccccgctgattggagggaaggtgcGGGAACGGGAGCGATGTAGGAGGCGGGGGGAACACGcacactgacagtacagaggtaaacacagccctcacagcgtggctgtgatttatgggggatagcagagcgcagggggaacttagggggggatctggatagcaacagaggctgggctgtataggcagacccagcctctgtatgcggatagcattgtcagaaccccaccttgggttctctttaaggctagatTCATGGTGGGCGTTGCTTTCCTGGTCCGTtgcgttcctgctgttacagggaaccaATGGATGGGGAAAGTGGTGGTGCGCGTTATCATAACATTGCATCGCATACTGTCAATGAAAAGTATTTGTCACTGTTAATACGAGTGTTTTGCATGCAGTACATTACAATGCCACATGCTGTACCACAACGTACCCACTGCACTGTGAACATTGTGTAGgtagtgcattgcagtgtggcaagccATGTTACAAAGTAGCAGTTTTGCCGCAGTGCACCACTCTGAACATAGCCTTAGTAAAAGACCTTATCCAGCATTATCCAACACGTCCACTCACTCTCTGCCTCCTGGTTAAAGGAATGAAAGTAAGATATATTTACACTTTTTCCCCTCAATAGGATTGGATTTGTCCCCCATGCCGTGACATCTGCAACTGTAGCTACTGCCGTAAGAGAGATGGACGATGCGCCACAGGCATGCTCATTCACCTGGCAAAGTTTTCTGGTTATGACAATGTCAAAGAATATCTTGAGAGGTGAGTATACCATTCTTCACAGCATCTTCTGTGGTTGTCTATCTTGGGGATGGTCGGAGAGGTGGAAATATTTCcgggttgatgcaggattatgtacctTTTGTATGCAGCTTCAAACTAGAGGAATTTTTGGTCCACTTTCAGgttggaaaggaaaaaaaaaaatactggtacCTTGAGGACTGATACGAGTACCTGTAACTTGTTACCTCAGCAGGAGGAAACttctggatgctccagaggcttccccgttTCCCTACGCCCCTCCTGCGCTGGGACCCACTAAACAATATTCTAATTTGGAGATTGTTCCCCTTCATGTAAGAGTGCGGCCACACTGCGCAAGTGCATGATTGGCTCTGTGCTACCTCACAGGAACAAATCCAGTGGtacctgcgcagtgcagccataCATGGAGGGAAACAAGGCCAGGGGGGTCATGGCCAGCAGCAAAGGGGTTGCTGAcaatcagggaagcctctggagcatcttACTGATGCAAGTgtctgtctatttttttttcatttttttttttaggttaagATTTACTAGCAGTGctgtaaagttaaaaaaataatcctCCAATAAATTCCAGCGTTGTGACGAAAATAAACTGTTATTACAGTGTATACTCTAATATAAGTCGACCTTGTATGTAAGtctactccaatattcaaccctgttaagctggatttttttattgactcaagtataagtctacctggCAAAATTAATGGCTGCACTTAGGGCTCAGGAGAGGTTAATGAATGCACTGCATACTGTATTGCCGCCATTAACTCCTCCGTTCCCTTAAAGGGAAGTGCAgcgaaacctgtaaaaaaaataaaaatccctatccacttacctggggcttcctccagcccgtggcaggcaggaggtgccctcgccgccgctccagaggcttccggtcgtcttcggtgaccgacctggccaggccggctgccaggtcgggctcttctgcactccaaggactggctcttctgcgtcctacgcgggcgcgctgacgtcatcggacgtcctccgggctgtactgcgcatgcgcagaactactgcgcatgcgcagtacagcccggaggacgtccgatgacgtcagcgcgcccgcgtgggacgcagaagagccagtccttggagtgcagaagagcctggccaggtcgggtcggccaccaaagacgaccggaagcctctggagcggcggcgagggcacctcctgcctgccacgggctggaggaa from Hyperolius riggenbachi isolate aHypRig1 chromosome 5, aHypRig1.pri, whole genome shotgun sequence encodes the following:
- the CDCA7L gene encoding cell division cycle-associated 7-like protein isoform X2; the protein is MDRAAKKQVFHPRRTTKKLQKIFTEESDSDDVTFEGFSHKEINNGKKAMSDDDHKDDVLSGSEEESAPPKKRSFGLRIALQFPKKNSGSKEKTKSKAKPVQQDKKEMPTKRKNPPKGGKIRTQSDSEGENDKPNVEDSNALLRRAMNIKENKAVLAQLLAELHSVPDLFPMKTPPPSQKKTSRRTFSEGPIERRTNPTRSARPPENFALENFTASAMQFAEHLRKFQKKSYTRQPLTDEEREEIRRRRRESKGNSLRPVEDITDEELANVADTVKDKVYDKILGSTCHQCRQKTVDTKTFCRNPGCGGVRGQFCGPCLRNRYGEDVREALLDPDWICPPCRDICNCSYCRKRDGRCATGMLIHLAKFSGYDNVKEYLESLKKQMAEDD
- the CDCA7L gene encoding cell division cycle-associated 7-like protein isoform X1, which translates into the protein MDRAAKKQVFHPRRTTKKLQKIFTEESDSDDVTFEGFSHKEINNGKKAMSDDDHKDDVLSGSEEESAPPKKRSFGLRIALQFPKKNSGSKEKTKSKAKPVQQDKKEMPTKRKNPPKGGKIRTQSDSEGENDKPNVEDSNALLRRAMNIKENKAVLAQLLAELHSVPDLFPMKTPPPSKQKKTSRRTFSEGPIERRTNPTRSARPPENFALENFTASAMQFAEHLRKFQKKSYTRQPLTDEEREEIRRRRRESKGNSLRPVEDITDEELANVADTVKDKVYDKILGSTCHQCRQKTVDTKTFCRNPGCGGVRGQFCGPCLRNRYGEDVREALLDPDWICPPCRDICNCSYCRKRDGRCATGMLIHLAKFSGYDNVKEYLESLKKQMAEDD